One Candidatus Methylomirabilis sp. genomic window, TGACCTTGTTCACCGGGACGTGCAGCTCATTATCCAGCACCAGATCGTCCGCAGTCCCGAACTCCCCGTCCGGCCCCGGGTAGAGCATCTCCCAGTTGAACTGCTTCGCGGTCACCCGGACCCGGTGCTGGCTGGGGGGAAGGTGCCCTTTGACGTTCCCCCAGGTGGCCTGACTGAGGAACGAGAGGACCACCAGGATGACGGCGGGGACGATCGTCCAGATGATCTCGAGGGTGGTGTGGCCGTGAATGTAGGTGGCCCGGCGGCCCTCGCGGTGCCGGTACATCACGAGGAAGGCCACCATCGCTCCGGCCACCAGGAGGAAGCTGATCCCCGTAATGTAGTAGATCAAGTGGAAGAGGGAGTCGATGTCCTCCCCGTAGGTGGATACGTTCGGCGGGAGCCACCAGTCCAGCACCGCGGTCTCCTCTTCCCTCTCCGGTCCGTCCCCCTCCGGAATCCGCCGAAGTCTAGTCGGGACCGGGAGAGGAAGTCAACTCCAAAGATGCCGCGCGCTACTTCGCAGCGAGCTCCACGCCCAGCTTGGTCTCCTCCTTCGCCTTGACCGCGACCTCCTTGGTGACCTTCCCCAGCTTCTCGTGCCAGACCTCCACCTTGTAGTTGCCCGGTGGGACGTTGTCCAGCTTGAAGTTCCCGCTCCCGTCGGTCGTGACCGCATACGGGGACTCCGACACAACGATCCATCCGGACATCCAGGCGTGGGCGTCGCAGGCGGCCTTGATGATCTCCGGGGCCGCGAAGGTCTTCTCGATCTTCTTCTTGAACTTCGGCATCGCCACGTTGAAGGCCGAGTTCTTGCTGCTGAAGGTGTGGATGTTGTGGAGGATCCCGTCGGAGTTCAGGATGTCCACGGACGCGCCGACCTTCACCACCAGGACGTGGGGGTCGAAGCGGCAGTTCCTCTGGTCGAAGGTGAACTTCTCGGTCGCCCACTTCTTCCCCTTGGCGATGTCGGTGAGCGAGACCACGGCGTGCTGGACCCCCCCGTTCGATCCCACGAGGAGGGATTCGTCCACCAGCTTCCCCCCCTTCCCGCAGATCTCCCTGTCCTTCGTCACGTCGATGGCCTTGACCGGCGGCGCGGCCCCGCTCAACTTCACGGTTCCGCTGATGGAGCCCCCGTCCTTCACCTCGACCGCCTGGTAGGCGGCGCCGGCCGGGGAGGCCCCGAGGGCCACCGCCGCGCTCAGGAGAACGGTCACGATCCCCTTCATGCTCCCACTCCTTTTTCCTCGGCCCCCGCCGGCACCGGCCCGGCGGGGAATCCGGCTCAGCGACCCAAACTCAGGAGGAACTCGACCAGCGCTTCGATTTGCCGCGACTCGTCACCTCCCAGGATATCATCCGGGCCCCCGGGGTAGAAGTTCGGCATCTTCGTGCCCGGCTGGACCTTCTGGGGGTCCGTGATCCACTTGACCATCCACTCCGGCCGCAGCCGCCGCCGGGCGAGCGCCAGGTCGGGCGCCCACCCCTCGGGGGGACCCTCCGGCTTCTTCTCCCCCTGCTGGTGACAGGAGAAGCAGTCGAAGTAGTCCTTGGAGGTCAGCCTCCGCCCCGCTGCCACCAGGCTCGGATCCAGCGGCCCGATGTAGGTCAGCGGGGTCGGAAACGGCAGCCCGGCCTGCCCGTTGAAGTAGCCGGTGAGCCCCGTCACTTCGTTGGACGTGAGGCCGAAGGTGGGCATTCGCACCGTCAGCCAGGGGCGGATCGGCGTCGGCTGGATGAGGAACTCATACAGCCAGGGCGCTTGCACCTTCTCCCCCTCGCTGAGCAGCCCGTTCCGGAGGATGAGCGGGGGCGGGGCGGCCGCCGGGCTGGCGAATCGGACCCGGATGTCCCCGCCCCGCCCCTCGATCACGTGGCAGCCGACGCAATTGTATTTCCGGGTGAGGCGGCGGCCGGCCTCCACCGCCTGCTCGGCGTCGCTCAGGGTCCGCAGGAATCGCCGGTGGGGCGCCGCCTCCGCCGAGAAGGATTTCAGGTAGGCCCGGAGGCTCTTCACCTGCTGGTCGTTCAGCCGGAAGTTGGGCATGATCTGCTCGATCCGCTCCGTGGCGTAGATGTCCGGCTGTTTGAGCTTCCAGAGGGTGTAGTCCTCCCAGGTTTCCGGGACGTGGGTGGCATCGCCGAAGAAGAGCTCCAGGAGCCGCTTGTTGGCGAAGTTGGAGAGGTCCGGGGCGATCTTCTCCGCCTTCTCGAACCCCCGGATCTCGTGGCAGCCGAAGCAGCCCCGCTTCCCGATGAGCCGCCGTCCCTCCTCGATCACCTCCGGCCTGTTCAGCTCCGTCAGGAGGGCCGGCGGGGTCGGCTCCCGCTTCCCCAGCGTCAGGAGGAAGTTGGTCAGGGCGCTGGCCTCGGCATCGCGGAGGCGCAGGCTCGGCATGGGGGTGGTCGGCCGAAACGCCTTCGGGTTCTTCAGCCAGGCGAAGAGCCACTCCGGCCCGGTCACCTTGCCGGCCAGGCCGCTCAGGTCCGGGGCGAAGTCCCGCTCCACCTGCGCGAAGAAGGTGCTCGGCTTCGCCTCCCCGTCCGGCCCCCGGAGCTGGTGGCAGGCGTAGCAGCCCACTTGCTGGAAAATCTCGCGCCCGCGGGCTGCCGCAGCCGCCGGCGCGTAACTCCCCGCGGCTCGCGGGGCCGGCTCGGAGTGCTTCAGGAGGTAGGCCGCGACGGCAGTTGCATCCTTCTCGCTGAGGCCGAAGGAGGGCATCCGCGTGTGGGGGAGGTAGGTCTCCGGCTTCTGGATCCAGCGGACGAGCCAGGCCGGTTGGACCTTCGCCCGGATCCGGGTGAGGTCGGGGCCCACCTTCTCCGCCGTCTCGTACCCCTTGATGTTGTGGCAGCCGAAGCAGCCCAGGGTCTCCAGGAGCAGGATCCCCCGGGAGAGGGCCGGGGCCAGGTCCACCAGCTGGGAAGCCGCCTGGACCTCCGCGGCCTGAGCCTCCCCCGCCGCCGCCGCCCCCGGCGCGGGGGCCTGGGCCGCCACGACCCACTCGGTCTGCCCCCGGTGGCAGCGGAGGCACGTCGCCTGGGTCATCTCGTCCTTCAGCAGCGGCCGCTCCCAGTACTTCTTGGGGCGATGGGCCAGGGCCACCTCGAGGGCGGGGCCCTGCCCCTCATGGCAGCCAGTGCAGCCGAACTCGCTCACCGGGTGCTTGCCGAAGATGGCCAGGCGGTTCGGGTGGGTGCGGAAGGGCTGGTCCGCCGCCTCGAGGCCGCCCCGCTCAATCCCCAGGTGGCACGTCTGGCAGCGGTCCACGCGGAGGATGGGCTGCTCGAACTCGTTGAGCTGCAGCCCGTCCACCACCACCTGCTTCACCTCGAGCGGGCGGAGCCGGATCGCCTCGAGCCGGCCTTCGAGGCTCCGGACCTCGGCGGTGACCTCCTGGATTTTCGCGTCGATCGCCTGCCGCTGCTGCTCGAAGGCCCGCACCTTCTCGGCCGCCTGATCCGCCGCCGCCTGCGCCGCCTCGACGCCGGGCAGGAGAGCCGCGGCCTCCTTCTCGAGCCGGTCCACGACCGCCCGGGCGCGGGCGACGTCCCCCTTCTCGTGGCGCGCCTTGTCATAGAAATAGTAGGCCTCGTCCAGCTCGCTGCGGGTGAACTGCAGGGTCTGGTTCGCCTCCACGAGGGCCCGCTGCAGGCGGTCTCGCTCCGCCAGCGCCGCCCGGTAGTCCGGCCCCTTCAGGGCGTCCTCGGCCACGCTGAGTTGGGTCTTGAGCTCCTCGAGGGTGCGCTGGGCCTCGGGCCCCTCCAGCCTTTTGCGGGCCGCCTCCAGTTCCGCGCTCACCTGCTCGTACTCCAGCTTGTTGAAGGCGATCTGGTACCGAATCCACGGCCGGCGGGAGACCGCCTCGTCCCACAGTGCCCACACCATGGTGGCCAGGAGAATCATGCTGGAGACGAAGAAGATCCGCCGTAACGTCCGGCGCTCATCGGGGACATAGGGGGTGGGCATGGGCGGATACTAGATATTGAACCAGGGAGTGACCCAAAAGTACTTGATGTTGAAGAAGATGCGCATGACCATCTTGACCGGCAGGGAGACCATCGTGAGGAAGAGGAAGGCCACGATGCCGTAGCGGACCGGGCCCAGCTCCTGGAGGGCCGCGCTCCTCTTGCCCTGCCAGATCCAGGCGGCGGGGATCAGGGCGTAGTAGAGGATCGTGAGCACCAGCCCCAGGAGCTCCACCTGGCCCAGGGCGGTCCCGGCGAAGACGCGGCCCAGCAGCGGCAGGTCGTGGATCTTGGGGTTGCCCATCCACTTGAAGGGCCACCAATAGGGCAGGTCCACGTTGGTGAGCGCCACCACCTTATGAGGGTCCCACTTCTCCCACGGCCAGAAGAGGTTCCACCCCGGCCCCCGGAAGAAGACCCCCAGGACGACGAGGGCCACCCAGAGGACCAGAAATCCGAACAGGTAGACGCTGATCGCGAAGGGCCGTTCCCGGAAGGTGAAGTAGCCGTTCCCCTTGGGGTTGATGTCCACGTAGGGGATGACCATCAGCCCGATGATAATGAAGGTCGGCAGGACCACGCCGGCCATCCAGGGGTCAAAGTAGACCAGCATTTCCTGCAGGCCCAGGAAGTACCAGGGGGCCTTGGAGGGGTTGGGGGTCTGGGCCGGGTTGGACGGGTCCTCCATGGGGGCGTCGAGCGCGATGGACCAGACCATGAGGAGCGCCGTCAGGAGGATGGAACAGATGAACTCCGACTTGACCAGGTACGGCCAGCAGTGGACCTTGTCCTCCACCGGGCTCGGCCGCCTGGGCTTCTTGGCTGCCGGCCTTGCGTGGGCCGGGGTCGCCGTCACCTCCGCCATCCCTCATCTCCCCTCGCCCGGGGCCGAACAGCCGACCGCGGGGCATGGCCAACTAGAGCGGGCCCGAGATCCCCCCGTCCTTCCGGATCCGCCAGAAATGCAGGATCATCAACACGCTGGCCAGGATCGGGAGAAAAATGCAGTGCAGGACATAGAACCGCAGCAGGGTGGGGGGGCCTACGATGGTCCCCCCGAGCAGGAAGGCTCGGGCATCGTAGCGGGGGGTCACCCCCACCACCTCCGCGAACGGGCCTTCGTGCCCCAGGAGCGGCGTGGCCCGCGCCATGTTGGTCCCCACCGTGACGGCCCAGATGGAGAGCTGGTCCCACGGGAGGAGATACCCGGTGAAGGAAAGGAGGAGGGTCAGGGTGAGCAGGATGACCCCCACCACCCAGTTGAACTCCCGGGGGGCCTTGTAGGAGCCGGTCATGAAGACCCGGAACATGTGCAGCCACACCGAAAGGACCATCCCGTGGGCCGCCCACCGGTGCATGTTGCGCACCAGCATCCCGAAGGGAACGTCGAACTGGAGGTACTTCATGTCGGCGTAGGCATACTCCGCCACCGGCCGGTAGTAGAACATCAGGACGACGCCGGTCACGGTCAGGACCAGGAAGAAGAGGAAGGTGATGCCCCCCATGCACCAGGTGAAGCGGATCCGGATGGCGTGCCGGCGGACCTTGGGGGGGTGCAGGTGGAGCCAGACGTTGGCCATGATCATCAGGACCCGGTTGCGCTGGGTGTCCCGATAATCGTGGCGGAACATGGAGCGCCAGACGGGCGACTCCACGATGGTCCGCTGCAGCGCCTTCAGCCGCTCCTTCAGCACGGGATCCCTCCGCCCCTCACGCCTTCAGGATGCTCTGGGGGTACTGCGTCCCCGGCGGGACCCCCGGGGCCATCCGGTAGATCGCGCTCTTGTCCACGACCAGCTTCCCCTCCGGGGTCCGGACGATCTTGATCCGGTCGAGGGGGCGCGGGGCCGGCCCCTCGAAGTTCGCCCCGTCCCGCTTGAAGCCGCTGCCGTGGCAGGGACACTTGAACTTGTTCTCCGCCTTCAGCCAGTTCGGGGTGCACCCCAGGTGGGTGCAGATGGCCAGGATGGCGTAGAAGCCTTCCTCCGTCCGGACGATCCAGACGCGCTTCTCGTTCTTGAAGCGCTCGTCCACGATCCCCACCAGATAGCTCTCGGGGGCCCCGGCGTCGAAGACCGGGTTCGGCTCGAAGAGGACCCGCGGGAACATGAAGCGCGTGAAGGCCAAGAGCACGGTCCCGAGATAGACCAGGACCGCCCCCCAGCCGGCCGCGGTGAAGAAGTCCCGGCGGGTCCAGATGGTGTTCGGAGTGCCCTCGGGGGGGTCCGGGATGGGCTCCCGGCCTCGGACGGGTGCGTCTTGCGCCATGCGCGCTCCTTCACCCCGGGCCGCGCCGGCCGCACCAGGCCGCGCCCCTCGGCCTGCCGCGGGCGGACCCTCACCTCGCAGGTGGGGGCCCGGGGGGATGACGGCACGTGGGTGTGTCTGGTGGAGGGACCGGCTGGGCAAACCGTCAACTCCCCGGTTCGCCCGTTGCACTCACCTTCCGCTTGCGCGCCGTGCAGGCCTCGCAGAATCCGTTCGTTTTCATTTTCTTAGTCCGAATCTCCGCACCTGTCAAGACCAAAAGGCGGGAGGCCGGTCCTGTTCACATCCCCAGGTAAGCCTCGCGGACCAGGGGGTCGCGGAGCAGCACGGCGCTCGGTCCCTCGAGCACGATGGCGCCGTTCTCCAGGACGTAGCCCCGTCGGGAGAGGGCCAGGGCCCGGGCCGCGTTCTGCTCGACCAGCAGGATCGGGGTCCCCGCCCGGTTGATGGCCTGGAGCGCCTGGAAGATCGCCGTCACCACCACGGGGGCCAGGCCGAGGGAGGGCTCATCCAACATGAGGAGGCGGGGCCGGGCCATGAGGGCCCGCCCGATGGCCACCATCTGCTGCTCCCCGCCCGAGAGCGTGCCCGCCAGCTGTCCTGCCCGCTCCCGGAGCACCGGGAAGAGCCGTTCCACCCCGGCCAGGCTGTCGGGGCGGGCGGCCCGCGCCGGCCGGGTCCGAGCTCCCGCCAGCAGATTCTCCCGCACCGTGAGGCTCGGAAAGAGGTGTCGCCCCTCCGGGACCTGAACCACCCCCCGGGCCACGATCTCCGGAGGACGCAGGCCGTCGATCCGCTCCCCCGCGAACGTGATGCTTCCGGCCCGCGGCCGGAGCAACCCCGAGATGGTCCGGAGGGTGGTGCTCTTCCCGGCGCCGTTGCTGCCCAGGAGGGCCACCAGCTCCCCCTCGCCCACCGTGAGGCTGAGCCCCCTGAGGGCCAGGAGCTCCCCGTAGGCGGCCGCGAGCCCCCTAACCTCCAGCACGCCCCTCCTCCCCGAGGTAGGCCTCGATGACGCGCGCGTCCCGGACGATGGCAGCGGGCGGCCCTTCGGCGATCTTCTCCCCGTAGTTCAGGACCACGATCCGGCGGCAGAGGGCGAAGACGGCGCGCATGACGTGCTCGACGAGCAGGAGACTCACCCCTTCGGCGTTGAGGGCCCGGAGGAGCGCCACGAAGCGCTCCATCTCCACCGGGGTCAGCCCGGCCATGACCTCGTCCAGGAGGAGAAGCCTGGGCCCCGCCGCCAGCGCCCGTGCCAGCTCGAGTCGCTTCCGGTCGGCCAGCGTGAGGGTTCGGACCTCCGCCCCCCGTCGCTCGGCCAGCCCCACCCGGTCCAGGACCGCCTCGGCAAGGTCCCGGGCCTCGCGGAGCGAGGCCGCCCGGTGCAGGGCCCCCACCGTGACGTTCTCCAGCACGGTGAGGCGGAGGAAGGGCCTGACGAGCTGGAAGGTGCGGACCATCCCGCGGCGGGAGATGCTGTGGGGCGGGAGGTTCAGGATCGGCTCCCCGCGGAAGAGGACCCCGCCGGCGTCCGGGGGGAGGAACCCGGAGAGGAGGTGGAAGACCGTGGTCTTCCCGGCCCC contains:
- the coxB gene encoding cytochrome c oxidase subunit II — encoded protein: MLDWWLPPNVSTYGEDIDSLFHLIYYITGISFLLVAGAMVAFLVMYRHREGRRATYIHGHTTLEIIWTIVPAVILVVLSFLSQATWGNVKGHLPPSQHRVRVTAKQFNWEMLYPGPDGEFGTADDLVLDNELHVPVNKVIRVTLTSRDVIHSFFLPNLRLKQDTLPGRDIEAWFEATKPGRYEIPCAELCGFGHSGMKGWLTVHPPDEYARWVKERWPSS
- a CDS encoding carboxypeptidase regulatory-like domain-containing protein, which gives rise to MKGIVTVLLSAAVALGASPAGAAYQAVEVKDGGSISGTVKLSGAAPPVKAIDVTKDREICGKGGKLVDESLLVGSNGGVQHAVVSLTDIAKGKKWATEKFTFDQRNCRFDPHVLVVKVGASVDILNSDGILHNIHTFSSKNSAFNVAMPKFKKKIEKTFAAPEIIKAACDAHAWMSGWIVVSESPYAVTTDGSGNFKLDNVPPGNYKVEVWHEKLGKVTKEVAVKAKEETKLGVELAAK
- a CDS encoding c-type cytochrome, producing MPTPYVPDERRTLRRIFFVSSMILLATMVWALWDEAVSRRPWIRYQIAFNKLEYEQVSAELEAARKRLEGPEAQRTLEELKTQLSVAEDALKGPDYRAALAERDRLQRALVEANQTLQFTRSELDEAYYFYDKARHEKGDVARARAVVDRLEKEAAALLPGVEAAQAAADQAAEKVRAFEQQRQAIDAKIQEVTAEVRSLEGRLEAIRLRPLEVKQVVVDGLQLNEFEQPILRVDRCQTCHLGIERGGLEAADQPFRTHPNRLAIFGKHPVSEFGCTGCHEGQGPALEVALAHRPKKYWERPLLKDEMTQATCLRCHRGQTEWVVAAQAPAPGAAAAGEAQAAEVQAASQLVDLAPALSRGILLLETLGCFGCHNIKGYETAEKVGPDLTRIRAKVQPAWLVRWIQKPETYLPHTRMPSFGLSEKDATAVAAYLLKHSEPAPRAAGSYAPAAAAARGREIFQQVGCYACHQLRGPDGEAKPSTFFAQVERDFAPDLSGLAGKVTGPEWLFAWLKNPKAFRPTTPMPSLRLRDAEASALTNFLLTLGKREPTPPALLTELNRPEVIEEGRRLIGKRGCFGCHEIRGFEKAEKIAPDLSNFANKRLLELFFGDATHVPETWEDYTLWKLKQPDIYATERIEQIMPNFRLNDQQVKSLRAYLKSFSAEAAPHRRFLRTLSDAEQAVEAGRRLTRKYNCVGCHVIEGRGGDIRVRFASPAAAPPPLILRNGLLSEGEKVQAPWLYEFLIQPTPIRPWLTVRMPTFGLTSNEVTGLTGYFNGQAGLPFPTPLTYIGPLDPSLVAAGRRLTSKDYFDCFSCHQQGEKKPEGPPEGWAPDLALARRRLRPEWMVKWITDPQKVQPGTKMPNFYPGGPDDILGGDESRQIEALVEFLLSLGR
- a CDS encoding cytochrome C, giving the protein MAEVTATPAHARPAAKKPRRPSPVEDKVHCWPYLVKSEFICSILLTALLMVWSIALDAPMEDPSNPAQTPNPSKAPWYFLGLQEMLVYFDPWMAGVVLPTFIIIGLMVIPYVDINPKGNGYFTFRERPFAISVYLFGFLVLWVALVVLGVFFRGPGWNLFWPWEKWDPHKVVALTNVDLPYWWPFKWMGNPKIHDLPLLGRVFAGTALGQVELLGLVLTILYYALIPAAWIWQGKRSAALQELGPVRYGIVAFLFLTMVSLPVKMVMRIFFNIKYFWVTPWFNI
- a CDS encoding cytochrome b N-terminal domain-containing protein, with product MFRHDYRDTQRNRVLMIMANVWLHLHPPKVRRHAIRIRFTWCMGGITFLFFLVLTVTGVVLMFYYRPVAEYAYADMKYLQFDVPFGMLVRNMHRWAAHGMVLSVWLHMFRVFMTGSYKAPREFNWVVGVILLTLTLLLSFTGYLLPWDQLSIWAVTVGTNMARATPLLGHEGPFAEVVGVTPRYDARAFLLGGTIVGPPTLLRFYVLHCIFLPILASVLMILHFWRIRKDGGISGPL
- a CDS encoding Rieske 2Fe-2S domain-containing protein, coding for MAQDAPVRGREPIPDPPEGTPNTIWTRRDFFTAAGWGAVLVYLGTVLLAFTRFMFPRVLFEPNPVFDAGAPESYLVGIVDERFKNEKRVWIVRTEEGFYAILAICTHLGCTPNWLKAENKFKCPCHGSGFKRDGANFEGPAPRPLDRIKIVRTPEGKLVVDKSAIYRMAPGVPPGTQYPQSILKA
- a CDS encoding ABC transporter ATP-binding protein, producing MLEVRGLAAAYGELLALRGLSLTVGEGELVALLGSNGAGKSTTLRTISGLLRPRAGSITFAGERIDGLRPPEIVARGVVQVPEGRHLFPSLTVRENLLAGARTRPARAARPDSLAGVERLFPVLRERAGQLAGTLSGGEQQMVAIGRALMARPRLLMLDEPSLGLAPVVVTAIFQALQAINRAGTPILLVEQNAARALALSRRGYVLENGAIVLEGPSAVLLRDPLVREAYLGM
- a CDS encoding ABC transporter ATP-binding protein, with product MSLLEVRGLAKRFGGLRAVTDLSFGLEEGEILGLIGPNGAGKTTVFHLLSGFLPPDAGGVLFRGEPILNLPPHSISRRGMVRTFQLVRPFLRLTVLENVTVGALHRAASLREARDLAEAVLDRVGLAERRGAEVRTLTLADRKRLELARALAAGPRLLLLDEVMAGLTPVEMERFVALLRALNAEGVSLLLVEHVMRAVFALCRRIVVLNYGEKIAEGPPAAIVRDARVIEAYLGEEGRAGG